One window of Stigmatopora nigra isolate UIUO_SnigA chromosome 14, RoL_Snig_1.1, whole genome shotgun sequence genomic DNA carries:
- the plp1a gene encoding proteolipid protein 1a isoform X2 has protein sequence MGCYECCVRCLGGIPYCSLVATLLCFSGVALFCGCGHQALTESERLIETYFARSMEDYDTLAYVIEYFQYVIYGLASFFFLYCIMLLAEGFYTTSVAKQTFGEFRSTTCGRCLSSTFIVVTYVLSLLWLLVFALSTLPVYFFYNMAATCHTIDVLTETPASINQLCVDARQYGLLPWNAVPGKACGITLSSVCKTREYRMTYDLYIAAFAGAGMTLMALLTYTVSTTYNFAVLRYLGRKGIGARC, from the exons ATGG GTTGCTATGAATGCTGTGTTCGATGCCTGGGTGGGATACCCTATTGCTCTCTGGTTGCCACGCTGCTATGCTTCTCTGGCGTGGCGCTCTTCTGTGGATGTGGTCACCAGGCGCTCACGGAATCTGAAAGACTCATTGAGACGTACTTTGCCAGGAGCATGGAGGATTATGATACACTTGCTTACGT CATTGAATATTTCCAGTACGTCATCTACGGTCTGGCCTCTTTTTTCTTCCTGTACTGCATCATGCTGCTGGCTGAAGGCTTTTACACCACCAGTGTTGCGAAGCAAACCTTTGGGGAGTTCCGGAGCACCACGTGTGGCCGCTGCCTGAGTTCCAcg TTTATAGTGGTGACGTACGTGCTGTCTCTACTGTGGCTGCTGGTATTCGCCTTGTCCACTCTACCTGTTTATTTCTTCTACAACATGGCGGCTACCTGCCATACCATCGACGTCCTGACGGAGACGCCGGCAAGCATTAACCAGCTGTGTGTGGATGCGCGGCAGTATG GATTGCTGCCTTGGAACGCCGTGCCGGGAAAAGCTTGTGGAATAACGCTGTCCAGCGTTTGCAAGACTAGAGAG TACCGGATGACCTACGACCTCTACATCGCCGCCTTTGCCGGCGCGGGGATGACTCTGATGGCTCTG ttGACCTATACGGTGTCGACCACCTATAACTTTGCGGTGCTACGCTATCTGGGCAGAAAGGGCATAGGTGCACGCTGTTAG